The following are from one region of the Stigmatella ashevillena genome:
- a CDS encoding cytochrome-c peroxidase, whose product MSPHTLWRTATGLLLAVLLGACGEVPGPEAPPSEETSRPPPLPAGFSSIPALQDNPLTPEGIALGRWLFYSPTLSSNGQVSCATCHPASRAFSDEAPLTRRGVSGRPLARHTPALVNLAWMEGLFWDGGLKNLESLSLSPLTHPDEMGQADLGALMARLSANPEAVQRFETAFGPNGLSLGNLLKGLAQFQRTLVSADSPYDRWRRGEPGGDLSPLAQEGFALVQRHCTPCHGSELFTDNAFHNNGLDARFGTGEDLTRGRGRITLRDEDAGHYKTPTLRNVARSAPYMHDGRFATLDAVLEHYRHGMVPSATLDVAFQRGAAPPGLALEEGEKAALLSFLEALTDESFLTNPDLGPPEPGVSPSG is encoded by the coding sequence GTGAGCCCTCACACGCTCTGGCGGACGGCCACGGGGCTCTTGCTGGCCGTCCTGCTCGGAGCGTGTGGCGAAGTGCCAGGGCCAGAGGCCCCTCCTTCGGAGGAGACCTCCCGCCCCCCGCCTCTGCCTGCGGGCTTCAGTTCCATCCCAGCGCTCCAGGACAATCCCCTCACGCCCGAGGGGATCGCCCTGGGGCGTTGGTTGTTCTACTCGCCGACGCTGTCGAGCAACGGGCAGGTCTCCTGCGCCACCTGCCACCCCGCCTCACGCGCCTTCTCGGATGAGGCCCCCCTCACACGGCGCGGCGTGAGTGGACGGCCCCTCGCCCGGCATACCCCCGCGCTCGTCAACCTCGCCTGGATGGAAGGGCTGTTCTGGGATGGGGGATTGAAGAACCTGGAGTCCCTCTCCCTCTCTCCCCTTACCCACCCGGACGAGATGGGCCAGGCGGATCTCGGCGCGCTGATGGCGCGGCTGTCCGCGAACCCGGAGGCCGTCCAGCGCTTCGAGACGGCCTTTGGCCCCAACGGATTGTCCCTGGGAAACCTCCTGAAGGGGCTCGCCCAGTTCCAGCGGACGCTGGTGTCCGCGGACTCTCCTTATGATCGGTGGCGGCGCGGGGAGCCCGGAGGAGACCTGAGCCCCCTGGCCCAGGAAGGCTTCGCGCTCGTGCAGCGGCACTGCACCCCCTGCCACGGCTCGGAGCTCTTCACGGACAATGCGTTCCACAACAACGGGCTCGACGCGCGCTTCGGAACGGGAGAGGACCTGACGCGGGGACGGGGCCGCATCACCCTGCGAGACGAAGACGCGGGGCACTACAAGACGCCCACGCTGCGCAACGTGGCGCGCTCGGCGCCCTACATGCACGATGGCCGCTTCGCCACGCTGGACGCGGTGCTGGAGCACTACCGGCACGGCATGGTGCCCTCCGCCACGCTGGACGTTGCCTTCCAGCGAGGCGCAGCACCCCCAGGACTCGCACTGGAGGAAGGAGAGAAGGCCGCCCTCCTCTCCTTCCTGGAGGCGCTGACGGACGAGTCGTTTCTCACCAACCCCGACCTGGGGCCTCCCGAGCCTGGGGTGAGCCCCTCAGGGTGA
- a CDS encoding sporulation delaying protein family toxin yields MKRSAHMKFIAASMAALTFTTFGVGCGGPMDPGGEGPSSVVRHQALTGSELYKGMVFGVGPAASQFEEIWQRAEIKAHLEKPGVVDQRELAANQLIAKISEQDPTFFDRFSRDLRSGDHLRIDRLLSETKEKTQYAASALRQEAGLPADVSASALERVEAGTWLYVETAVAVVIVALATIFITQIDVTPVTEGPQTSALRRDTWVDLLANKAFDAQ; encoded by the coding sequence ATGAAGCGTTCTGCCCACATGAAGTTCATCGCAGCGTCGATGGCGGCCCTGACATTCACCACGTTCGGCGTGGGCTGCGGGGGCCCGATGGATCCTGGAGGCGAAGGCCCCTCGTCCGTGGTTCGCCACCAAGCGCTCACGGGCAGTGAGCTCTACAAGGGCATGGTGTTTGGCGTAGGCCCCGCCGCGTCGCAGTTCGAGGAGATCTGGCAGCGCGCGGAGATCAAGGCACACCTGGAGAAGCCGGGTGTGGTGGATCAGCGGGAGCTGGCGGCGAATCAACTCATCGCGAAGATCTCCGAGCAGGATCCCACCTTCTTCGATCGCTTCTCCCGCGACCTGCGCAGCGGAGACCACCTGCGCATCGACCGGCTGCTCTCGGAGACCAAGGAGAAGACCCAGTACGCCGCCTCCGCCCTTCGCCAGGAGGCCGGGCTGCCGGCCGACGTGAGCGCCAGCGCCCTGGAGCGGGTCGAGGCGGGCACCTGGCTGTATGTGGAGACCGCGGTGGCCGTGGTCATTGTCGCCCTCGCCACCATCTTCATCACCCAGATCGACGTGACGCCGGTGACCGAGGGGCCCCAGACGAGCGCCCTGCGCCGCGACACGTGGGTGGACCTCCTGGCGAACAAGGCCTTCGACGCGCAATAA
- a CDS encoding colicin E3/pyocin S6 family cytotoxin, which translates to MLTELEAMGNDAAQISKARGYIPLPAKLPALPNAEASKPKGTGKLRKRWVDADNGWILEWDYRHGTVEKYDRRGRHLGEFDPSTGKQTKPADPSRKIEL; encoded by the coding sequence GTGCTCACCGAACTGGAAGCCATGGGAAACGATGCCGCCCAGATCAGCAAGGCCCGGGGCTATATTCCTCTCCCAGCGAAGCTCCCTGCATTACCTAATGCAGAAGCGTCAAAACCTAAAGGCACGGGCAAGCTTCGTAAGCGCTGGGTGGACGCGGACAACGGCTGGATCCTCGAATGGGACTACCGGCATGGCACAGTCGAGAAATACGACCGGCGGGGTAGGCACTTGGGGGAATTCGATCCCTCCACAGGCAAGCAGACAAAACCAGCAGATCCGAGCCGGAAGATTGAACTTTGA
- a CDS encoding DUF7683 domain-containing protein, with protein sequence METPETHWIISAFENESSERLIAEHELLSVSVKRLRAALDIPLDKEDPELLYVYPIQTQTQAARFSELLGMPFHLQAHDYFLDSSAVEGTASEGPPPRQLPVRRKVTVFQKGPATTPVFEYELLREPDAALRASLGHPIDDLGFHIRWRIETQELAATLAPLLHAPIDFSEPRQYFIEYWDPRKTRPMVLALPKETSSGNPSAITQHELHGATKKQLRIILGLSQDNPLAGLYPVNSKAQAKALGPFLDQPLDLSTHDYTINYYVPQQPPPQP encoded by the coding sequence ATGGAGACTCCTGAAACCCATTGGATCATTTCGGCCTTCGAAAACGAGTCCTCCGAGAGGCTGATTGCCGAGCATGAACTCCTGAGCGTCTCCGTGAAGAGACTGAGGGCCGCTCTGGACATCCCTCTCGACAAAGAGGATCCCGAATTGCTCTACGTCTACCCCATCCAGACGCAGACGCAGGCCGCACGGTTCAGCGAGCTTTTGGGCATGCCCTTCCACCTACAAGCCCATGACTACTTCCTCGATTCCTCTGCCGTGGAAGGAACTGCATCCGAGGGTCCGCCTCCGCGTCAGCTGCCAGTCCGGAGGAAGGTGACCGTTTTCCAGAAGGGTCCAGCCACAACCCCCGTCTTCGAGTACGAACTTCTCCGGGAGCCGGACGCGGCGCTCCGCGCGAGCCTGGGACACCCTATCGACGACCTTGGATTCCACATCCGCTGGCGCATCGAGACCCAAGAACTGGCTGCCACGCTCGCGCCCTTGCTGCACGCCCCCATCGACTTCTCCGAGCCGCGCCAGTACTTCATTGAATATTGGGACCCCCGAAAGACCCGGCCCATGGTTCTGGCTCTTCCCAAAGAGACCTCTTCCGGTAACCCGTCGGCCATCACCCAGCACGAACTCCATGGGGCCACCAAGAAACAGCTCCGAATCATTCTGGGCCTTTCCCAGGACAATCCCCTGGCTGGGCTCTATCCGGTAAATTCCAAGGCTCAAGCCAAGGCGTTGGGGCCCTTCCTGGATCAGCCACTGGATCTCTCGACCCACGACTACACCATCAACTATTACGTCCCGCAGCAGCCTCCTCCCCAGCCTTGA
- a CDS encoding YhfC family intramembrane metalloprotease encodes MSGELDIGVIASFSGAICLYVLMPVAAVAWARRRLDVGWKVVGMGALAFALSQLLTRVPAVQVAQYFLRDTLKASVLATHVWLVVLSLTAGLFEETARLLAFKYPLKGYRRWKDAVGFGLGHGGLESALLVGGLGVLGLINVVVLTQLDLSTLNLPPEQIEQLRAGKEQVAALQWWEPLLGVYERIGALLLHVALSVLVLQRFLRGQRRWYWLAVGFHALTNELASLAARDLGKVAAEGVMTIAALVSLWIILRLRDRRMPA; translated from the coding sequence ATGAGCGGGGAACTGGACATCGGCGTCATCGCCAGCTTCAGCGGGGCCATCTGCCTGTACGTGCTGATGCCCGTGGCGGCGGTGGCGTGGGCGCGGCGGCGGCTGGACGTGGGGTGGAAGGTGGTAGGGATGGGCGCCTTGGCGTTCGCCCTGTCCCAGCTCCTCACCCGAGTGCCGGCGGTGCAGGTGGCGCAGTACTTCCTCCGGGACACCCTGAAGGCGTCGGTTCTGGCCACGCATGTGTGGCTGGTGGTGCTGTCGCTCACAGCCGGCCTCTTCGAGGAGACGGCGCGGCTGCTCGCCTTCAAGTATCCGCTGAAGGGCTACCGCCGCTGGAAGGACGCGGTGGGTTTCGGACTGGGACACGGCGGGCTTGAGAGTGCACTGTTGGTGGGGGGCCTGGGAGTCCTCGGGCTCATCAACGTGGTGGTGCTCACCCAACTGGACCTCTCCACACTGAATCTCCCTCCCGAGCAGATCGAGCAGCTTCGTGCCGGGAAGGAGCAGGTGGCCGCGCTTCAGTGGTGGGAGCCGTTGCTGGGAGTTTACGAGCGCATCGGGGCCCTTCTGCTCCATGTGGCGTTGAGCGTGCTCGTGCTCCAACGCTTCCTGCGGGGCCAGCGCCGTTGGTACTGGCTGGCGGTTGGGTTCCACGCGCTCACCAATGAGCTGGCCTCGCTGGCGGCGCGCGACCTGGGGAAAGTGGCCGCGGAGGGGGTGATGACGATTGCCGCCCTCGTCTCCCTGTGGATCATCTTGCGGCTGCGCGATAGGCGGATGCCTGCTTGA
- a CDS encoding MbnP family protein, which yields MKLPFMASPLRSGRALLLATLTFAALPGCGDDTSDPSTLSVEERQQFEQRIAELESSVAQMEAELEKHRTDSVASQHEKEALTAQIGTLQEQLAEARALLASQDWDGVLVKLDAARAEITTLQARIGNMAGQMQLTAALRFGTQAFALDQTYTLANGEKVSFTELRYWLSNLKLLKEDGSAVAIPDSYYLMELIKEQDVAEASQPNDPTAPRVTLPANRREQITALSVPAGVYTGIELSVGVDPYYNDNLSRQAGELHLFKNMASVTWMWFTSYIFTKTKGSYVATSGGTGTFTWDTGTNSNFRTTRLAFPAPVTLNAQKHLNLALNVDVSKLFDSLSPSSVSTIGAAQAGPRETVSDGFKNMFSLVSAESALQW from the coding sequence ATGAAACTCCCTTTCATGGCTTCGCCGCTGCGTTCTGGCCGTGCACTCCTCCTGGCCACACTGACTTTCGCCGCCCTCCCAGGCTGCGGGGATGACACCTCGGATCCGTCCACCCTGTCCGTCGAGGAGCGGCAACAGTTCGAGCAGCGCATCGCGGAGCTGGAATCCAGCGTGGCCCAGATGGAGGCCGAGCTCGAGAAGCACCGTACGGACTCCGTCGCCTCCCAGCATGAAAAGGAGGCGCTGACCGCGCAGATTGGCACGCTGCAAGAGCAGCTCGCCGAAGCCCGCGCACTGCTGGCTTCCCAGGACTGGGACGGGGTGCTCGTCAAGCTGGACGCGGCCCGAGCGGAGATCACCACCCTCCAGGCGCGGATCGGCAACATGGCCGGCCAGATGCAGCTCACCGCCGCCCTGCGCTTTGGCACCCAGGCCTTCGCGCTGGACCAGACCTACACCCTCGCGAACGGCGAGAAGGTCTCCTTCACCGAGCTGCGCTACTGGCTCTCCAACCTCAAGCTCTTGAAGGAGGATGGCAGCGCGGTGGCGATCCCGGACAGCTACTACCTCATGGAGCTCATCAAGGAGCAGGACGTGGCGGAGGCGTCCCAGCCGAATGATCCCACCGCGCCGCGGGTGACGCTTCCCGCCAACCGCCGCGAGCAGATCACCGCCCTCTCCGTGCCCGCCGGTGTCTACACCGGCATCGAGCTCAGCGTGGGGGTGGACCCCTATTACAATGACAACCTGAGCCGGCAGGCCGGTGAGCTGCACCTGTTCAAGAACATGGCCTCGGTCACCTGGATGTGGTTCACCAGCTACATCTTCACCAAGACGAAGGGCTCGTACGTCGCCACCAGCGGCGGCACCGGCACCTTCACGTGGGACACCGGGACCAACTCCAACTTCCGCACCACGCGGCTGGCCTTCCCCGCCCCCGTCACCTTGAACGCGCAGAAGCACCTGAACCTGGCGCTGAACGTGGACGTGTCCAAGCTCTTCGATTCGCTCAGCCCCTCCTCCGTGTCCACCATCGGCGCCGCCCAGGCGGGCCCGCGCGAGACGGTGTCCGACGGCTTCAAGAACATGTTCTCGCTGGTGTCCGCGGAGAGCGCGCTCCAGTGGTGA
- a CDS encoding sporulation-delaying protein SdpB family protein, whose product MLTQLGNRASAWVAGPAPWSNVYGLARTLIALGTCGTLAFSHSSTLFRPAVGMAEVPLCEGIRQASLFCVLPVGWLEVARWTAVVLLLVVASGWRPRVTGLMHWWVAASLQLSGVLTDGGDQIASVLAFLLIPLTLTDGRRWHWNPPVEGGSDESRLIARASWLILRGQVAFIYLHASIGKFKVPEWLDGTALYYWLLDPSIGAPDWLARWALPVLSSPWVAPLTWSVLILEFWLALGLILGRRARKVLLPLGVLFHVGIIFFHGLISFVLIMFGALILLMWPFDEAFRFEWLRSRLPRRLWRPTSAAPLETASPAPPSSSL is encoded by the coding sequence ATGCTGACCCAACTTGGAAACCGCGCGAGCGCCTGGGTGGCGGGTCCTGCTCCCTGGAGCAATGTCTATGGCCTGGCCCGGACCCTGATCGCCTTGGGGACGTGCGGAACGCTGGCGTTCAGTCACTCCTCGACGCTGTTCCGCCCCGCGGTGGGCATGGCCGAGGTTCCTCTGTGCGAGGGGATCCGGCAGGCCTCCCTCTTCTGTGTGCTCCCCGTGGGCTGGCTGGAAGTGGCGCGCTGGACGGCGGTGGTGCTGCTGCTCGTGGTTGCCTCGGGCTGGAGGCCGCGCGTCACGGGCCTCATGCACTGGTGGGTGGCGGCGAGCCTGCAACTGTCCGGCGTGCTGACCGATGGCGGCGACCAGATTGCGTCCGTCCTCGCGTTCTTGTTGATCCCCCTGACGCTGACGGATGGTCGCCGCTGGCACTGGAATCCGCCGGTGGAAGGGGGCAGCGACGAATCCCGCCTCATTGCCCGGGCCTCCTGGCTGATCCTGCGAGGGCAGGTGGCCTTCATCTATCTCCATGCCTCCATCGGGAAGTTCAAGGTGCCGGAGTGGCTCGATGGAACGGCGCTGTACTACTGGCTGCTGGATCCCAGCATTGGCGCGCCGGACTGGCTGGCCCGATGGGCGCTGCCCGTGCTGAGCAGTCCCTGGGTGGCGCCCCTGACTTGGTCCGTGCTGATCCTGGAGTTCTGGTTGGCGCTGGGGCTGATTTTGGGCAGGAGGGCGCGCAAGGTGCTGCTGCCCTTGGGCGTGCTCTTCCACGTCGGCATCATCTTCTTCCATGGGCTGATCAGCTTCGTGTTGATCATGTTCGGCGCGCTCATTCTCCTGATGTGGCCGTTCGATGAGGCGTTCCGCTTCGAGTGGCTTCGCTCCAGGTTGCCCCGGCGCCTCTGGAGGCCGACGTCGGCTGCTCCGTTGGAGACGGCGTCTCCGGCGCCTCCGTCTTCCTCGTTGTAG
- a CDS encoding SdpA family antimicrobial peptide system protein gives MPVTDTPSPAPRSAGPRRLGLLALGLLIGWSTVAAYALHAALPYNPIKLPFEDQFDIRLVLPEGWAFFTRDPRDDRMLPYVRGADAQWSSASHTPNFQPRNFFGIDRAGRAQGVEMGLLMDAARKAERQGCEEDPSVCLERAPVAQTVTNTSPHPTLCGPVGFVFQKAVPWAWSRSSKGKKIIMPSKVLRLDIEC, from the coding sequence ATGCCCGTGACCGATACTCCCTCTCCCGCCCCCCGCTCTGCGGGGCCGCGCCGCCTGGGGCTGCTGGCCCTGGGGCTGCTCATCGGCTGGTCCACCGTGGCGGCTTACGCCCTGCACGCGGCCTTGCCCTACAATCCCATCAAGCTGCCCTTCGAGGACCAGTTCGACATCCGGCTGGTGCTGCCCGAGGGCTGGGCGTTCTTCACGCGAGATCCACGCGATGACCGGATGCTGCCGTACGTTCGCGGCGCGGATGCGCAGTGGAGCTCGGCCAGCCACACGCCCAACTTTCAGCCCCGGAACTTCTTTGGCATCGACCGGGCCGGCCGCGCCCAGGGCGTGGAGATGGGCTTGTTGATGGATGCGGCCCGCAAGGCGGAGCGCCAGGGGTGTGAAGAGGATCCGTCGGTGTGCCTGGAGCGCGCGCCAGTGGCGCAGACGGTGACCAATACCAGCCCCCACCCCACGCTCTGTGGCCCGGTGGGGTTCGTCTTCCAGAAGGCCGTGCCCTGGGCGTGGAGCCGCTCCAGCAAAGGGAAGAAGATCATCATGCCCTCCAAGGTCCTGAGGCTGGACATCGAATGCTGA
- a CDS encoding superoxide dismutase, whose amino-acid sequence MRLFLMTTLTAVLTGSAALAQGATPPAKPAAAAMKPSPAAPFTLEDLPYAYEALEPVIDAETMRIHHDAHHKSYVDNLNKAVAANSALSGQSLEKILANVSRYDATVRNNAGGHYNHTLFWKLMAPPGKGGAPSKALADQINKDFKSLDEFKKAFAEAGTKRFGSGWAWLVWTGDKLQVGSTPNQDNPLMDASELKGAPVVANDVWEHAYYLKHRNKRDSYLSGWWEVLNWNEANRLFDEARAAKKK is encoded by the coding sequence GTGCGTTTGTTCCTCATGACGACCCTCACCGCGGTGCTGACAGGCTCTGCCGCCCTGGCCCAAGGGGCCACGCCGCCGGCCAAGCCCGCCGCCGCGGCGATGAAGCCCTCGCCTGCCGCTCCCTTCACGCTCGAAGACTTGCCCTATGCCTACGAGGCCCTCGAGCCGGTCATCGACGCCGAGACCATGCGCATCCACCACGATGCGCACCACAAGTCCTACGTGGACAACCTCAACAAGGCGGTCGCGGCGAACTCGGCGCTGTCGGGCCAGTCGCTGGAAAAAATTCTCGCGAATGTCTCTCGCTACGACGCAACAGTGCGCAACAACGCCGGTGGCCACTACAACCACACCCTGTTCTGGAAGCTGATGGCGCCCCCGGGCAAGGGCGGGGCTCCGTCGAAGGCGCTCGCCGATCAGATCAACAAGGACTTCAAGTCGCTCGATGAGTTCAAGAAGGCCTTCGCCGAAGCGGGCACCAAGCGGTTCGGCTCGGGCTGGGCCTGGCTCGTCTGGACGGGCGACAAGCTCCAGGTCGGCTCCACGCCCAACCAGGACAACCCCTTGATGGACGCCTCCGAGCTCAAGGGGGCCCCCGTCGTCGCCAACGACGTGTGGGAGCACGCCTACTACCTCAAGCACCGCAACAAGCGGGACTCCTACCTCTCCGGTTGGTGGGAGGTGCTCAACTGGAATGAGGCCAACCGGCTGTTCGACGAAGCCCGGGCGGCGAAGAAGAAGTAG
- a CDS encoding IS630 family transposase — MLPVPVGRGSFPPLQRVEVERLACCEPAGVGLHMTHWSTRSLARAAQLRGIASTISHSTVALILRDAELQPHRWRYWKTPTPDDTFRAKAAKVLWCYENAHSLAERGEVVLCVDEKPNIQALERRCPSRSMKPGLIQHQEFEYVRHGTVNFLAKLVVHTGKMRGWCLEHNDSASLRAVLPQLLWEHRQARRIHLIWDAGSSHMAHPTRSFLSSYYPQVRVLFTPAHASWLDQAELLLRAFGARYLQRGDWASRSELIEHLNASWPEYNRLYAHPFTWSWTRTQMHRWVDRYRS, encoded by the coding sequence ATGCTCCCCGTTCCGGTCGGCCGCGGGAGCTTTCCCCCCCTGCAACGAGTGGAGGTGGAGCGCCTGGCATGCTGCGAACCGGCCGGCGTCGGGCTGCACATGACCCACTGGTCCACTCGTAGTCTGGCGCGTGCTGCCCAGCTCCGGGGGATTGCCTCCACCATCTCCCACTCCACCGTCGCGCTCATCCTTCGCGATGCCGAACTGCAACCCCACCGCTGGCGCTACTGGAAGACACCGACTCCAGACGACACCTTTCGCGCCAAGGCCGCCAAGGTCCTCTGGTGCTACGAGAATGCTCACTCCCTCGCAGAGCGAGGCGAGGTGGTGTTGTGCGTGGACGAGAAGCCCAACATCCAAGCTCTGGAGCGGCGCTGCCCCTCGCGCTCGATGAAGCCGGGCCTCATCCAGCACCAAGAGTTCGAGTATGTGCGCCACGGCACGGTGAACTTCTTGGCCAAGCTGGTGGTGCATACCGGCAAGATGCGCGGCTGGTGTCTGGAGCACAACGACAGCGCCAGCCTGCGGGCGGTCCTGCCCCAACTGTTGTGGGAGCATCGCCAGGCCCGTCGCATTCACCTCATCTGGGATGCGGGCTCCAGCCACATGGCCCACCCGACGCGTTCGTTCCTCAGCAGCTACTACCCTCAGGTTCGAGTGCTCTTCACTCCGGCCCATGCCTCCTGGCTCGATCAAGCCGAGTTGCTGCTGCGCGCCTTCGGGGCGCGCTACCTTCAGCGGGGCGACTGGGCCAGCCGCTCCGAACTCATCGAGCACCTCAACGCAAGCTGGCCCGAGTACAACCGTCTCTATGCCCACCCGTTCACTTGGTCCTGGACTCGGACCCAGATGCACCGGTGGGTGGACCGTTACCGGTCCTGA
- a CDS encoding methanobactin export MATE transporter MbnM, producing the protein MKRWAGMLVVAAGLGTGCGEEKPGQAPESYDWQLPTGFPKPRVPADNPMTAAKVELGRRLFYDTRLSLNGTQSCATCHEQALAFTDGKVHAVGSTGARHRRNAQGLANVGYSTSFTWANPSIGDLELQALTPLFGTEPVELGFGGRQEELLARLRQDADTAARFAEAFPAEAEPVSLASLTRALASFERALISGNAPYDRYVYGGQVDALSASAKRGLDLFMSERLECNHCHTGFNFLDATATEQTAAPSKPFHNTGLYNEDGKGAYPAADPGVIELTGNPEDMGRFRASSLRNVAVTGPYMHDGSLATLSDVLDHYAAGGQARMGLPQGGQASPLQSGFVRGFTLTAQERQDVLAFLESLTDPEFLNDPRFSNPFVSP; encoded by the coding sequence ATGAAGCGTTGGGCAGGAATGCTGGTGGTGGCCGCTGGGTTGGGCACGGGCTGCGGGGAAGAGAAGCCGGGGCAGGCGCCAGAGTCCTATGACTGGCAGTTGCCCACGGGCTTTCCCAAGCCCCGGGTTCCTGCGGACAACCCGATGACGGCGGCGAAGGTGGAGCTGGGCCGGCGGCTCTTCTATGACACCCGGTTGTCACTCAACGGCACCCAGTCCTGCGCCACCTGCCATGAGCAGGCCCTGGCCTTCACGGATGGGAAGGTGCATGCCGTGGGCAGCACGGGGGCGCGGCACCGGCGCAATGCCCAGGGGCTGGCCAACGTGGGCTACTCCACGAGCTTCACCTGGGCGAACCCTTCCATCGGCGACCTGGAGCTCCAGGCCCTGACGCCCCTGTTCGGGACCGAGCCCGTGGAGCTGGGCTTTGGAGGTCGGCAGGAGGAGCTGCTCGCCCGCCTGCGCCAGGACGCGGACACTGCGGCCCGCTTCGCCGAGGCCTTCCCGGCGGAGGCCGAGCCGGTGTCCCTGGCCTCGCTCACGCGCGCCCTGGCGTCCTTCGAGCGGGCGCTGATCTCTGGCAACGCTCCCTACGACCGGTATGTCTACGGGGGCCAGGTGGATGCCCTCTCCGCCTCGGCCAAGCGGGGGCTGGATCTCTTCATGTCCGAGCGCCTGGAGTGCAACCACTGCCACACCGGCTTCAACTTCCTGGATGCCACGGCCACCGAGCAGACCGCCGCGCCCAGCAAGCCCTTCCACAACACGGGCCTCTATAATGAGGACGGGAAGGGGGCCTACCCCGCAGCGGATCCGGGCGTCATCGAGCTGACGGGGAATCCGGAGGACATGGGCCGCTTCCGGGCATCCTCGCTGCGCAACGTGGCCGTCACGGGCCCGTACATGCACGATGGCAGCCTCGCGACGCTCTCCGACGTGCTCGACCACTACGCCGCCGGAGGCCAGGCGCGCATGGGACTGCCGCAAGGAGGCCAGGCCAGCCCCCTACAGAGCGGCTTCGTGCGCGGCTTCACGTTGACGGCCCAGGAGCGGCAGGACGTCCTCGCGTTCCTGGAGTCCCTCACCGATCCGGAGTTCTTGAACGATCCGCGCTTCTCGAACCCCTTCGTCTCACCCTGA